The window ATCCCGCttctcaaaaaaataaaaataaaaataaaaataaataaaccaaCACTGATCTACATGTATTAGGGTTgattctttttcccttttctctgtttttttaattaaaattttttataataacttGTTAAAAGATTTAAGCGGACCACACGATCCGTTCCCGAAGACTTGAAATTGATGATAATTGTAATGACGTATTGGACGTAATATAAAATCAGTAGTTAATGCTTGTTTAATGTAATTCTCAAAAGGCTATGTTaaaaatagtacaaaatgcAAAGTTCGTGCTCTTTTGAAATTGATCCaagaatatttcctttttcattttcttttttatcttgCAAATTCTTCATATTCCATCATATAATCTACATATGTGGATAATGTAAcgagtagaaaaaaaaagagtttgcaaataaaaaaatgaaatccttATGAAACAAAGGACGGATCATCATATCATTACAGAATCGtcggaaaagactcaagtttGAATAACCCTAAAATAGCACCGCGCTATGTGACTGGACTAATTTATCTCATGAATTTACATGGTGGAGATTAATTAGGCCAAATCCAAATACCCtttgttataaaattaaattaaataaaaaaatatttgcaaCAGACCAAAAGTTGATAAGGATATTTCTAAAACATTATTGGGCCTAAAAAGCCTATGAGAAGCCCATGAGAGCCTACTTTTTAGTGCAGTTGAcaaatcaaattattaatGAATTGAACTTATACATAGATCAGTGGTTTGAAATTAAGTAAAAGCACTTTGTGATTTGGACGAATGGACGTACTAGAGGGAATCAACCTCAACTCATAataaacaacaacaataataataataataataataataataataataataactaattaTCATACGCTAGAGAATTAATTGTTTTGTTCTCGGAGAGAAGGGACAGAGCACAACCTTACATGGCTAAATCTCGAGTGGAACTACAGGTCCCTTTCGGTGCATGAATCGACCTTTATGTTGCTACTTGAACATTCATCTGAAGCTTAAGGAATCAAATTACTGTACCTGGATAAATAGGAAAAGTAAGATTTGATTTGACAGAGAAATTCCCTTTTGATTTATTAAGCTAATATTTGGCATTGCAATTCATCTGAGAACTTCCCATGGCATTAACCCTCTGCCGAAGCACATATTTCTGTATCTTTCCGGTCGAATTCATGGGCAGGTCCCCGAACCAAACTATTCTCGGAACCATTTGACTGGGCAGACGCGCTGTGCAAAACTCAATAATATGTTCTTCTTTCACATCGCTTCCATTCCTTACTTTCAAGAATGCACAGGGCACTTGCCCTCCCGATTCCTCATCGGAGACTCCAACAACTGCGGCCTCAACAACCTCAGGGTGGCAAGCTAGCACTTCTTCCACTTCAAGACTGCTTACGAACCGATTGGGCCCCGAGGTGATTATGTCCACAGCTCGGTCTTTCAACTGAATGTGACCGCTTGGGAGTCTCACTCCAATGTCTCTTGTATTGTACCACCCGCCATTAAATGCTCGTTCTGTCCCTTGTGGATTCGATAAGTAGCCCGTCATCAATGTGTTGCCTCGTAACATCACCTCTCCGACGGTGGTACCATCACTCGGCACGCTTCTCATTGTGATCGGCTCTTTCACATCTATGTCTAGGCCCAATGTAGGCGAAGCAAAACCATTTTCTGGACTCCAAGGCTTCATAATAGCGGGACCGAGGGCCTCCGTCATTCCATAACCAACCTTCACATTAAAGCCCATGTCCTTAACCCTCATGATCACATGGACAGGCGGCAATGGACCAGAGACGAACACATCCACTTGACAGGGTAAGGGTTCCGGGTTAGCTGCACCAGCGAGGAGGTTCAGAATCATAGGTTTACCACATAAAAGAGTCACCTTATGGCGGACTATCAAGTCCAAGATGGTCTCTGGAGTTGAAGTGTAATTTTCTCGAAGGCATATGTTAGTTCCACCGAGAGCCGCCATTGCCCATGGGAAGCACCACCCGTTGCAGCGAAACATGTCAACAGTCCAAAGGAACACGGGCGGCTTCACAATCTCAGAGAGGAAGATCATCCCTATGGAATTCAAGTAGGCTGCCCTATGGCTATATACGGCTGCTTTGGGAATCCCTGTGGAGCCCGAAGTGAAGTTCACCGATATCGGATCACATTCATTGTCAGGCCAAATTATCTCAAAGTTGGAATCTCCTGACTCCAATAGGGTGCCATAGTCTAGAAAGCCCGCAGGAAGGTTGAGGTTTGAGGAGGGCGTTGGCGGGTCGAGTTCATGAATTGCCACCAGAAGGGGCTTGGGATTTTCATGGAAATGGGGGTCCAGTTGCGTGGCTTTCAATAATAGACGGATGGACGTGTGATCAACGAAGATAATTTTGGGGTCCAATTGCTTCAGCAGAATTGCTAAAGTTTGTGCATCCAAGCTCACATTAAGGGCGGAAAGGATTGCCCCGGCCATCGGGACCCCGAAATGCAGCTCGTACATTGCCGGAACATTTGGTGCCAAGGCCGCAACCTGCTCAGTATTCAAGCCAAACCATTTCGATTAGTCAAAAATATCTTAAGGTACATAATACATCACTGTTTTCTTTATTGTAAATAGGTGGGAACGATACGAGGGATCCATTATATATCCTC of the Punica granatum isolate Tunisia-2019 chromosome 6, ASM765513v2, whole genome shotgun sequence genome contains:
- the LOC116210512 gene encoding probable acyl-activating enzyme 1, peroxisomal, which translates into the protein MEGLIQCSANPVPLTPISFLKRAAIVHGDKTSIVYGSTFKCSWGQTYQTCVRLASALHRLNISRGDIVAALAPNVPAMYELHFGVPMAGAILSALNVSLDAQTLAILLKQLDPKIIFVDHTSIRLLLKATQLDPHFHENPKPLLVAIHELDPPTPSSNLNLPAGFLDYGTLLESGDSNFEIIWPDNECDPISVNFTSGSTGIPKAAVYSHRAAYLNSIGMIFLSEIVKPPVFLWTVDMFRCNGWCFPWAMAALGGTNICLRENYTSTPETILDLIVRHKVTLLCGKPMILNLLAGAANPEPLPCQVDVFVSGPLPPVHVIMRVKDMGFNVKVGYGMTEALGPAIMKPWSPENGFASPTLGLDIDVKEPITMRSVPSDGTTVGEVMLRGNTLMTGYLSNPQGTERAFNGGWYNTRDIGVRLPSGHIQLKDRAVDIITSGPNRFVSSLEVEEVLACHPEVVEAAVVGVSDEESGGQVPCAFLKVRNGSDVKEEHIIEFCTARLPSQMVPRIVWFGDLPMNSTGKIQKYVLRQRVNAMGSSQMNCNAKY